In the Topomyia yanbarensis strain Yona2022 chromosome 3, ASM3024719v1, whole genome shotgun sequence genome, one interval contains:
- the LOC131690245 gene encoding tetratricopeptide repeat protein 36 homolog produces MTTLNRDCLSEHDRQVLESIFNPSQIGGEELLYKGEEELPVDLLDLAEPDNPRILKSKSIELEAIKQAENGKLADAITLFTKAIETAPERPAPWNNRAQAYRYSGNDEAALNDIERALQLSNRSGRTGCRAFCQRGVLRRKHNDTDGARADFEEAAKLGSKFARTQLIELNPYAALCNQMLREVMKVK; encoded by the exons ATGACTACTTTGAACCGGGATTGCCTTAGTGAACATGACCGCCAGGTGCTGGAATCGATCTTCAACCCGTCCCAGATAGGCGGTGAAGAATTACTGTACAAGGGAGAGGAAGAGCTACCCGTTGATCTATTAG ATCTCGCCGAACCGGACAATCCCCGAATTCTGAAATCGAAAAGTATAGAATTGGAAGCGATTAAACAAGCTGAGAACGGTAAGCTAGCTGATGCCATCACGTTGTTTACCAAAGCCATTGAAACCGCACCGGAACGACCAGCACCGTGGAATAATCGAGCTCAGGCATATCGTTATTCGGGGAATGATGAAG cGGCCCTGAACGATATCGAACGAGCTTTACAGCTATCGAACCGCTCCGGGCGAACAGGCTGTCGGGCGTTTTGCCAGCGTGGTGTTCTGCGTAGGAAGCACAACGATACCGACGGAGCAAGGGCGGATTTTGAGGAGGCAGCCAAGCTGGGCAGCAAGTTTGCCCGTACGCAGCTGATCGAGTTAAACCCGTATGCGGCACTTTGCAACCAGATGCTGCGGGAGGTGATGAAAGTGAAATGA